A stretch of Microtus pennsylvanicus isolate mMicPen1 chromosome 5, mMicPen1.hap1, whole genome shotgun sequence DNA encodes these proteins:
- the Nfkb2 gene encoding nuclear factor NF-kappa-B p100 subunit — MDSCYGPGVDGIPDYDDFEFSPSIVEPKDPAPETADGPYLVIVEQPKQRGFRFRYGCEGPSHGGLPGASSEKGRKTYPTVKICNYEGPAKIEVDLVTHSDPPRAHAHSLVGKQCSELGVCAVSVGPKDMTAQFNNLGVLHVTKKNMMEIMIQKLQRQRLRSKPQGLTEAERRELEQEAKELKKVMDLSIVRLRFSAFLRASDGSFTLPLKPVISQPIHDSKSPGASNLKISRMDKTAGSVRGGDEVYLLCDKVQKDDIEVRFYEDDENGWQAFGDFSPTDVHKQYAIVFRTPPYHKMKIERPVTVFLQLKRKRGGDVSDSKQFTYYPLVEDKEEVQRKRRKALPTFSQPFGGGSHMGGGSGGSAGGYGGAGGGGSLGFFPSLAYNPYQSGAAPMGGYLGGGGGAQMAGSGRGVDAGEVAEEPKAPPEVPQGESQALEALQQAREYNARLFGLALRSARALLDYGVTADARALLAGQRHLLTAQDENGDTPLHLAIIHGQTGVIEQIAHVIYHAQYLGVINLTNHLHQTPLHLAVITGQTRVVSFLLQVGADPTLLDRHGDSAVHLALRAGAEAPDLLRALLHSGTRAVPQILHMPDFAGLYPVHLAVHARSPECLDLLVDSGAEVEAAERQGGRTPLHLATEMEELGLVTHLVTKLHANVNARTFAGNTPLHLAAGLGSPTLTRLLLKAGADIHAENEEPLYPPSSPPTSGSDSDSEEPERDTQRNFRGHTPLDLTCSIKVKTLLLNAAQNTMEPPLAPPSPAGPGLSLGDATLQNLEQLLDGPEAQGSWAELAERLGLRSLVDTYRRTPSPSGSLLRSYKLAGGDLVGLLEALKDMGLHEGVRLLSGPETRDKLPSTAEAKEDSAYGSQSVEQEAEKLCPPPEPPGGLCHGHPQPQVH, encoded by the exons ATGGACAGTTGCTACGGCCCA GGTGTGGATGGCATCCCCGACTATGATGATTTTGAATTCAGCCCCTCCATTGTGGAGCCCAAGGATCCAGCCCCAGAGACAG CTGATGGCCCCTATCTGGTGATTGTGGAGCAGCCCAAGCAG CGAGGCTTCAGATTTCGATATGGATGTGAAGGCCCCTCCCACGGAGGCCTCCCAGGTGCCTCCAGTGAAAAGGGCCGCAAGACCTATCCTACTGTCAAG ATCTGTAACTATGAGGGACCGGCCAAGATCGAAGTGGACCTGGTAACACACAGTGACCCACCTCGTGCGCACGCCCACAGCCTGGTGGGCAAGCAGTGCTCAGAGCTGGGGGTCTGTGCTGTGTCTGTAGGACCCAAGGACATGACTGCTCA aTTTAATAATCTGGGGGTCCTGCATGTGACCAAGAAGAACATGATGGAGATCATGATCCAGAAACTTCAAAGGCAGAGGCTTCGCTCCAAGCCCCAGGGCCTTACAG AGGCTGAGCGGCGGGAGCTAGAGCAGGAGGCCAAGGAACTGAAAAAAGTGATGGATCTGAGTATTGTCCGGCTGCGCTTCTCTGCTTTCCTTCGCGCTAGCGATGGCTCCTTCACTTTGCCTCTGAAGCCCGTTATCTCCCAGCCCATCCATGACAGCA AGTCTCCAGGGGCCTCAAACCTGAAGATTTCCCGGATGGACAAAACAGCCGGTTCTGTGCGCGGTGGTGACGAAGTTTATTTGCTTTGTGATAAGGTGCAGAAAG ATGACATTGAGGTTCGGTTCTACGAGGATGACGAGAACGGATGGCAAGCCTTTGGGGACTTCTCTCCCACAGACGTTCATAAACAG TATGCCATCGTGTTCCGAACACCGCCCTATCACAAGATGAAGATAGAGAGGCCTGTAACGGTGTTCCTGCAGCTAAAACGCAAACGTGGCGGGGACGTCTCCGACTCCAAACAGTTCACCTATTACCCTCTGGTGGAAG ACAAGGAGGAAGTGCAGCGGAAGCGGAGGAAGGCCTTGCCCACCTTCTCCCAGCCCTTCGGGGGCGGATCTCACATGGGTGGGGGCTCTGGGGGCTCCGCTGGGGGTtatggaggagctggaggag GTGGTAGCCTCGGCTTTTTCCCCTCTTTGGCCTACAACCCCTACCAGTCCGGCGCGGCCCCAATGGGCGGCTACTTGGGTGGAGGGGGCGGAGCACAGATGGCCGGCTCTGGGCGGGGCGTGGATGCTGGGGAGGTGGCGGAAGAGCCGAAGGCGCCCCCTGAGGTCCCCCAGGGCGAATCGCAGGCCCTGGAGGCGCTGCAGCAAG CTCGCGAGTACAACGCGCGCCTGTTCGGTCTGGCGCTGCGCAGCGCCCGAGCGTTGCTGGACTACGGCGTCACCGCGGACGCGCGCGCTCTGCTGGCCGGACAGCGCCACCTGCTGACGGCCCAGGACGAGAACGGAGACAC GCCGCTGCACCTGGCCATTATCCACGGGCAGACTGGTGTCATTGAGCAGATAGCCCATGTCATCTACCATGCCCAGTACCTTGGGGTCATCAACCTCACTAACCACCTGCACCAG aCACCTCTGCACCTAGCAGTAATCACTGGGCAGACAAGGGTGGTGAGCTTCCTGCTGCAGGTGGGTGCAGACCCCACACTGCTGGACCGGCATGGAGACTCAGCTGTGCACCTGGCTCTCCGGGCAGGTGCTGAAGCCCCAGACCTGTTGCGGGCACTGTTACATAGTGGGACCCGCGCTGTGCCCCAAATATTGCACATGCCTGATTTCGCGG GACTGTATCCAGTACACCTGGCAGTTCACGCCCGGAGCCCCGAGTGCCTGGACTTGCTAGTTGACAGTGGAGCCGAAGTGGAGGCAGCAGAGAGGCAAGGAGGCAGAACACCCCTGCATCTAGCCACAGAGATGGAGGAGCTGGGGTTGGTCACCCATCTGGTTACCAAG CTCCATGCCAATGTGAACGCCCGGACATTTGCTGGAAACACACCCCTCCACCTGGCAGCTGGACTCGGATCCCCAACCCTCACTCGCCTTCTCCTAAAGGCTG GTGCTGACATCCATGCAGAGAATGAGGAGCCTCTGTACCCTCCGTCCTCACCCCCTACCTCTGGGAGTGACTCTGATTCTGAGGAGCCTGAGAGGGACACCCAAAGAAACTTCCGGGGTCACACACCTCTTGACCTCACTTGCAGCATCAAG gtgaaGACTCTGCTGCTAAATGCTGCTCAGAACACCATGGAGCCGCCCCTGGCCCCACCCAGCCCTGCAG GGCCAGGGCTGTCACTGGGAGATGCAACCCTGCAGAACCTGGAGCAGCTGCTAGACGGGCCGGAAGCCCAGGGCAGCTGGGCAGAACTGGCAGAGCGACTGGGGCTGCGAAGTCTGGTGGATACATACAGGAGGACCCCCTCGCCCAGTGGCAGCCTCCTGCGTAGTTACAAG ctGGCTGGCGGGGACTTGGTGGGTCTGCTGGAGGCCTTGAAGGACATGGGTCTGCACGAGGGAGTGAGACTGCTGAGCGGTCCTGAGACCCGAGACAAGCTGCCCAGCACAG CGGAGGCAAAAGAAGACAGTGCCTACGGGAGCCAGTCGgtggagcaggaggcagagaagctgTGTCCACCCCCAGAGCCGCCAGGAGGCCTCTGCCACGGGCACCCCCAGCCCCAGGTGCACTGA